The following are encoded in a window of Kitasatospora fiedleri genomic DNA:
- a CDS encoding DEAD/DEAH box helicase — MERLDPVIVHHIVNTLGWPDLRPLQKAAVGPLLDGEDAVLLAPTAGGKTEAAVFPMLSAMAQHGWTGTSVLYLAPLKALLNNLVHRVDGYAQWLGRRAALWHGDTSEAVRRRIRVDAPDVLLTTPESLEAMLISVKTDHALMLGQVRAVVIDEVHAFAADDRGWHLLAVLERLERLTGRPIQRIGLSATVGNPDTLLTWLQGARPKERAGRVVAPDLPPASDVSDVPDKAVARPSGDVELDYVGSLANAAKVIEALHRGEKRLVFCDSRKQVEELGAALREREVTVFLSHASLSVQERARSEAAFAEARDCVIVSTSTLELGIDVGDLDRVIQIDSPSTVASFLQRIGRTGRRAGSSRNCLFLATREDTLLQAAGLLTLWSRGWVEPITPPPSPRHLVAQQLLAVILQQHQLGDQVWAEQWNGLAPFDASAQPLVDHLAAQGFLDRDGGMLFIGPEAEKAFGRRHFMELTASFTAPPEFTVLAGRAEIGTTDPAVLTEERPGPRRLLLAGRSWQVTFTDWARRRVFVEPVQDGGVAKWQGSEFRGLSFALTRAMRNVLLGEDPGVRLTRRAETALAVLRTDRAPREVHPAGTLLARDADAARWWTWAGYRANATLTASLGNLADPVQRPTDTHVRLRQDLSPSDWKAARAELPDSLTLPSVDPRAVRGLKFSTALPERLATATLAERLADLDGALAAAREPVRIEWGG, encoded by the coding sequence GTGGAGCGGCTCGATCCGGTGATCGTGCACCACATCGTCAACACCTTGGGCTGGCCCGACCTGCGCCCGCTTCAGAAGGCGGCCGTCGGGCCGCTTCTCGACGGCGAGGATGCGGTGCTGCTCGCCCCGACGGCGGGCGGCAAGACGGAAGCGGCCGTCTTCCCCATGCTCTCGGCCATGGCCCAGCACGGCTGGACGGGAACGTCAGTGCTGTATCTGGCCCCGCTGAAGGCCCTGTTGAACAACCTCGTCCACCGCGTCGACGGCTACGCGCAGTGGCTCGGGCGGCGCGCCGCGCTCTGGCACGGCGACACCTCGGAGGCCGTGCGGCGCCGGATCCGGGTCGATGCCCCTGACGTGCTGCTGACCACGCCCGAGTCGCTCGAGGCCATGCTGATCAGCGTCAAGACGGACCATGCGCTGATGCTCGGTCAGGTGCGGGCCGTCGTCATCGACGAGGTGCACGCCTTTGCCGCCGACGACCGAGGCTGGCATCTGCTCGCCGTACTGGAACGCCTGGAGCGCCTGACCGGCAGGCCGATCCAGCGGATCGGCCTGTCCGCGACGGTCGGCAACCCCGACACACTGCTCACCTGGCTGCAGGGGGCCCGGCCGAAGGAGCGGGCGGGGCGGGTCGTCGCACCGGACCTACCCCCCGCATCCGACGTATCCGACGTGCCCGACAAGGCAGTTGCGCGCCCGTCAGGAGACGTGGAACTGGACTACGTCGGCTCGCTCGCCAATGCCGCCAAGGTGATCGAGGCGCTGCACCGGGGTGAGAAACGGCTCGTGTTCTGCGACTCGCGCAAGCAGGTCGAGGAGTTGGGTGCCGCGCTGCGGGAGCGCGAGGTCACGGTCTTCCTCTCGCACGCGTCCTTGTCGGTCCAGGAGCGTGCCCGGTCCGAGGCTGCCTTCGCCGAGGCCCGCGACTGCGTGATCGTATCCACGTCCACGCTGGAACTCGGCATCGACGTCGGCGACCTGGACCGCGTCATCCAGATCGACTCACCGTCCACCGTCGCCTCGTTCCTCCAGCGCATCGGCCGTACCGGGCGGCGGGCCGGCTCGTCGCGCAACTGCCTGTTCCTGGCGACCCGCGAGGACACCCTGCTCCAGGCCGCCGGCCTACTCACGCTGTGGTCGCGCGGCTGGGTCGAGCCCATCACCCCGCCGCCCTCGCCCCGCCACCTGGTCGCCCAGCAGCTCCTCGCGGTGATCCTGCAGCAGCATCAGCTCGGCGACCAGGTGTGGGCCGAGCAGTGGAACGGCCTCGCACCATTCGACGCCTCCGCACAACCCCTCGTCGACCATCTCGCCGCACAGGGCTTCCTGGACCGGGACGGCGGGATGCTGTTCATCGGGCCCGAGGCCGAGAAGGCCTTCGGGCGACGGCACTTCATGGAGCTCACCGCTTCCTTCACGGCCCCTCCCGAGTTCACCGTGCTCGCCGGACGCGCGGAGATCGGCACCACCGACCCCGCCGTACTCACCGAGGAACGGCCAGGGCCACGGCGCCTGTTGCTCGCCGGACGCAGCTGGCAAGTCACCTTCACCGACTGGGCGCGGCGGCGAGTTTTCGTCGAACCGGTCCAGGACGGCGGCGTGGCCAAGTGGCAGGGCAGCGAGTTCCGCGGCCTGTCCTTCGCCCTCACGCGTGCGATGCGCAACGTGCTCCTCGGCGAAGACCCCGGCGTCCGCCTCACACGTCGTGCGGAGACCGCCCTCGCGGTGCTGCGTACCGATCGTGCGCCGCGCGAAGTCCATCCTGCCGGAACTCTCCTGGCGCGCGACGCCGACGCGGCCCGCTGGTGGACCTGGGCCGGCTACCGGGCCAACGCGACCCTCACCGCTTCCCTCGGCAACCTGGCCGACCCCGTCCAACGCCCCACCGACACCCACGTACGTCTCCGCCAGGACCTCTCGCCCAGCGACTGGAAGGCGGCCCGCGCGGAACTGCCCGACTCCCTCACCCTGCCCTCGGTCGACCCGCGCGCGGTCCGCGGCCTGAAGTTCTCCACCGCGCTCCCCGAACGCCTTGCCACAGCGACGCTCGCGGAGCGCCTGGCCGACCTTGATGGCGCCCTGGCCGCAGCCCGGGAACCGGTGCGCATCGAGTGGGGTGGCTGA
- the brxD gene encoding BREX system ATP-binding protein BrxD, producing MNNPEAASGAVGAVRRRAVLDALRRGAVPDSGLDLLATGLGRFEQAVDEELQTAASGGSVFKAVRGEYGSGKTFFTRWLAERAKRRTFAVAEVQISETETPLHKLETVYRRLTERLTTASFPPSALRPVIDAWFYALEEDALDDGMGEDELPATVERLLTARLAEVSRHAPAFATALRGYRQVLQAGDEATASAVLSWLGGQPHVAASARRAAGVRGDLDHFGAFGFLQGLLTVLRDSGHAGLVLVLDEVETLQRVRSDARDKALNALRQLIDEVHSGRFPGLYLIITGTPAFYDGQQGVQRLAPLAQRLATDFTTDPRFDNPRAVQVRLPGFTADSLTSLGATIRDLYGQGADSPERIGKLADDTYVADLAGAVGGALGGKVGVAPRVFLKKLVGDVLDRIDQFPDFDPRVHYRLTLRGGDLTDVERNAAALTGSADEIELEL from the coding sequence GTGAACAATCCTGAAGCGGCAAGCGGCGCTGTCGGCGCGGTACGGCGGCGGGCCGTCCTCGACGCGCTGCGCCGCGGCGCCGTCCCTGACAGCGGCCTGGACCTCCTGGCCACCGGTCTGGGCCGGTTCGAGCAGGCCGTGGACGAGGAGCTACAGACGGCCGCGTCCGGCGGATCGGTGTTCAAAGCGGTACGCGGTGAGTACGGCTCCGGCAAGACGTTCTTCACCCGGTGGCTCGCCGAACGCGCCAAGCGCCGCACGTTCGCCGTCGCCGAAGTGCAGATCTCCGAGACGGAGACGCCGCTGCACAAGTTGGAGACGGTGTACCGGCGGCTCACCGAGCGGCTGACCACGGCGAGTTTCCCGCCTAGTGCGCTGCGGCCGGTCATCGACGCGTGGTTCTACGCGCTGGAGGAAGACGCGCTGGACGACGGGATGGGTGAGGACGAACTGCCCGCCACTGTTGAGCGGTTGCTCACCGCGCGGCTCGCCGAGGTGTCCCGGCACGCACCCGCCTTCGCGACCGCGCTGCGCGGGTACCGGCAGGTGCTCCAGGCCGGTGACGAGGCGACGGCCTCAGCAGTCCTGTCCTGGCTCGGCGGACAGCCTCACGTCGCCGCCTCCGCTCGGCGCGCCGCAGGGGTGCGCGGCGACCTGGACCACTTCGGCGCGTTCGGTTTCCTGCAGGGGCTGCTCACCGTGCTGCGCGACAGCGGGCACGCGGGCCTGGTCCTGGTCCTCGACGAGGTCGAGACACTGCAGCGGGTACGGTCCGACGCCCGTGACAAGGCCCTCAACGCGTTGCGGCAGTTGATCGACGAGGTGCACTCCGGCCGCTTCCCCGGCCTGTACCTCATCATCACAGGCACCCCGGCGTTCTACGACGGCCAGCAGGGCGTGCAGCGCCTCGCACCGCTCGCGCAGCGCCTGGCCACCGATTTCACCACCGACCCGCGCTTCGACAACCCGCGTGCCGTGCAGGTGCGGCTCCCCGGCTTCACGGCCGACTCGCTCACCAGCCTCGGAGCCACCATCCGCGACCTGTACGGGCAAGGAGCCGACTCCCCGGAGCGGATCGGCAAACTCGCCGACGACACGTACGTCGCCGACTTGGCGGGCGCGGTCGGCGGGGCGCTGGGCGGGAAGGTGGGGGTGGCGCCGCGGGTGTTCCTCAAGAAGCTCGTGGGCGATGTCCTGGACCGTATCGACCAGTTCCCCGACTTCGATCCACGCGTCCACTACCGCCTCACCCTGCGCGGTGGTGACCTGACCGACGTGGAGCGCAACGCGGCTGCCCTCACCGGGTCGGCGGACGAGATCGAACTGGAGCTGTAG
- the pglZ gene encoding BREX-2 system phosphatase PglZ → MPETATTVAAAGPPRLPAATVAQYVASRSALNDGGRHVLLLRAAPVWDGPAVLRAPNGVRARVTAVPSVLGVHEQILRHLSGNDGPGTAGPLVLVVLTDREDTELDPALLARTYGRRIREVDNWEVVQAAFGAQDIDVRLRAEKWAAEALLGSAGRLDRAGLGRRVLSRDEALGLLARRVLGLDEAAEAGLVEPSAAGERIDAVQLLRWTLLPGGPQRLAGARAAERRGIGRFLGEPDQAGSTGRCVVALCEAGNGSDALAFAVVCAALWARGSGGEAVFRARGRAERFFGERLPGKGEELDDLFAVFGRTGEGYVRSLLERGERRLADPVLARAAQLTAQFGAESVAGASLVLQSGLDARFTAAGHALAAQDRAQLMQFLGELSEHALAGETQTLARVERVRMAARLRRWLDSEPSAEIPTVAAGIERQLAEFGWADRALEHLEAGGDEDAVLAAAYDTVAREVRTRRRHLDREFSERLAVWTAGGTPPKSLLTVETFLERVVAPITSTSVGRRILLLVIDGMSAAIAAELGEELRRGWAEFDPLAGTSRESGPVRRAMAAALPTLTAVSRTSLFAGALMKGDQGDEKRLFPQHRFWKNAPAAVFHKDDLRSEETGSPFSDALSTALAAERGHVAVVLNTVDDRLAKEQKLGNGAWTVSEVGGLAPLLRAARASGMTVLITSDHGHIVDRHGERVEAGSGVIGSARHRTPGGPVAECEVELSGPRVVWPEPDGAIVALRDHDSRYTARKAGYHGGATLAEVAIPVLALLPFGAEPPKGWREVSDPTPAWWFLDAEAEIREPAAPAAPSVSANSAKKPSRRRTQQPAEVTLGLFDIDEVAIPESQPEPQTAPQPEQPAPSAGPAADLVRRLTASELYQAQLDLLARKPRGDAVPRALTALVEAGTLSMTALAERAGQPATRAAGFAATLAQLLNHDGAPILEILPDNRTLRLNRALLRTQFEL, encoded by the coding sequence ATGCCCGAGACCGCCACGACTGTCGCCGCCGCAGGACCACCGCGGCTTCCGGCGGCCACCGTCGCCCAGTACGTCGCCTCCCGCAGCGCCCTGAACGACGGGGGGCGCCACGTCCTGCTGCTGCGGGCCGCCCCGGTGTGGGACGGGCCTGCGGTGTTGCGCGCCCCGAACGGGGTGCGGGCCCGGGTGACGGCCGTGCCTTCGGTGCTCGGCGTGCACGAGCAGATCCTGCGCCACCTGAGCGGCAACGACGGACCAGGCACTGCCGGTCCTCTTGTCCTCGTTGTCCTGACGGACCGTGAGGACACCGAGCTCGACCCCGCGCTCTTGGCCCGTACGTACGGGCGGCGGATCCGCGAGGTCGACAACTGGGAGGTCGTCCAGGCCGCGTTCGGCGCTCAGGACATCGACGTGCGGCTGCGCGCCGAGAAGTGGGCGGCCGAGGCCCTGCTCGGCTCGGCCGGGCGGCTCGACCGAGCTGGGTTGGGCCGGCGGGTTCTCTCTCGCGATGAGGCGCTCGGGCTGCTCGCCCGGCGCGTCCTCGGCCTCGACGAGGCAGCCGAGGCGGGCCTGGTGGAGCCGTCCGCGGCCGGGGAGCGGATCGACGCGGTACAGCTGCTGCGCTGGACGCTGCTGCCCGGCGGTCCGCAGCGCCTCGCCGGGGCGCGGGCCGCCGAGCGGCGAGGCATCGGACGCTTTCTCGGCGAGCCCGACCAGGCGGGTTCGACGGGGCGTTGCGTCGTCGCGCTGTGCGAGGCGGGCAACGGCTCGGACGCACTCGCCTTCGCCGTGGTGTGCGCCGCGCTGTGGGCGCGCGGGAGCGGTGGCGAGGCGGTGTTCCGGGCGCGTGGGCGCGCCGAGCGGTTCTTCGGCGAGCGGCTGCCCGGCAAGGGCGAGGAACTGGACGATCTCTTCGCCGTGTTCGGCCGGACCGGCGAGGGGTATGTGCGCTCCCTGCTCGAGCGCGGTGAGCGTCGGCTCGCCGACCCGGTGCTCGCGCGGGCGGCGCAGCTCACCGCGCAGTTCGGCGCCGAGTCAGTGGCCGGGGCGAGCCTGGTGCTTCAGAGCGGGCTCGATGCCCGGTTCACGGCGGCCGGCCACGCCCTGGCCGCGCAGGATCGCGCACAACTCATGCAGTTCCTGGGCGAGTTGTCCGAGCATGCGCTCGCCGGGGAGACACAGACTCTGGCCCGTGTCGAGCGGGTGCGGATGGCCGCGCGGCTGCGGCGGTGGCTCGACTCCGAGCCCTCCGCGGAGATCCCCACCGTGGCGGCGGGCATAGAGCGGCAGCTGGCCGAGTTCGGCTGGGCCGACCGGGCGCTGGAGCACCTGGAGGCCGGCGGCGACGAGGACGCCGTCCTCGCGGCCGCGTACGACACCGTCGCCCGCGAGGTGCGTACCCGACGCCGACACCTGGACCGCGAGTTCTCCGAACGGCTCGCCGTGTGGACCGCAGGGGGAACACCGCCGAAGTCGCTGTTGACGGTGGAGACGTTCCTTGAGCGGGTCGTCGCGCCGATCACGTCGACCTCCGTCGGGCGGCGCATCCTGCTGCTCGTCATCGACGGCATGAGCGCGGCGATCGCCGCCGAACTCGGCGAGGAACTGCGGCGCGGCTGGGCCGAGTTCGATCCCCTGGCAGGGACCTCGCGCGAGTCCGGGCCGGTACGACGGGCGATGGCGGCGGCGCTGCCAACGCTGACTGCCGTCAGCCGCACCAGCCTGTTCGCGGGCGCGCTGATGAAGGGCGACCAGGGCGACGAGAAGCGGCTCTTCCCCCAGCACCGCTTCTGGAAGAACGCACCCGCCGCCGTGTTCCACAAGGACGACCTGCGGTCCGAGGAGACCGGATCGCCGTTCTCGGACGCCCTGAGCACGGCCCTCGCAGCCGAGCGCGGGCATGTCGCGGTCGTCCTCAACACCGTTGACGACCGGCTCGCCAAGGAACAGAAACTCGGCAACGGCGCCTGGACGGTCAGCGAGGTCGGCGGGCTCGCCCCGCTGCTCCGCGCCGCGCGTGCGTCCGGTATGACCGTACTGATCACCTCCGACCACGGGCACATCGTCGACCGACACGGCGAGCGGGTGGAAGCCGGCAGCGGGGTCATCGGCTCCGCGCGGCACCGTACGCCGGGCGGTCCGGTGGCCGAGTGCGAAGTCGAGCTGTCCGGGCCGCGGGTGGTGTGGCCCGAGCCCGACGGGGCGATCGTCGCCCTTCGCGACCATGACAGCCGCTACACCGCCCGCAAGGCCGGCTACCACGGCGGCGCCACCCTTGCCGAGGTCGCCATCCCGGTCCTCGCGCTGCTGCCGTTCGGTGCCGAGCCGCCCAAGGGGTGGCGGGAGGTGAGCGATCCGACACCGGCATGGTGGTTCCTCGACGCCGAGGCCGAGATCCGCGAACCCGCTGCACCAGCGGCCCCGTCCGTTTCTGCGAACAGCGCGAAGAAGCCGAGTCGCCGACGTACGCAGCAGCCGGCGGAAGTGACCCTCGGTCTGTTCGACATCGACGAGGTCGCCATCCCCGAGTCGCAGCCAGAACCTCAGACCGCACCGCAGCCGGAGCAGCCCGCACCGTCCGCAGGACCTGCTGCCGACCTCGTACGACGGCTGACCGCGAGCGAGCTCTACCAGGCGCAGCTCGATCTGCTCGCCCGCAAGCCACGCGGTGACGCCGTACCGCGCGCACTGACCGCGCTGGTCGAAGCGGGCACGCTGTCGATGACCGCGCTCGCCGAGCGCGCCGGGCAGCCCGCCACGCGTGCGGCAGGCTTCGCGGCGACCCTCGCGCAGCTCCTCAACCACGACGGCGCACCGATCCTGGAGATCCTCCCCGACAACCGCACGCTGCGGCTCAACCGGGCGCTCCTGCGTACCCAGTTCGAGCTGTAA
- the pglY gene encoding BREX-2 system ATPase PglY produces the protein MAFMKKGKPHAEDRPLLRELIDIKTTVSTSDYVLRLSEAVTPEGAVAALRDYVVTDRLKKNFDDALGYIKAALDGHSSKAVYLHGSFGSGKSHFMAVLYALLSGHQAVRSREEFDAVRAKHAWLDEDGRKFLLVPYHMLSAKSLEQRVLGRYVDHVHKLHPAAPLPQVYRTDGLFEDFAQQRRFNGDAKVIEQLSQAAAPDSSPAATPSGGAGAADNDGWGDLVPAGDSSFRWTSELLDTAVSAPEEHENTKQLDLKTPTTPQELRARLVQDLSQTLFPAFARNSSEDAEAFVSLDRGLGIIAEHAKSLGYDGLILFMDELILWLAGLISDQKAMSREADKITNLVEGADERRAIPIVSFIARQRDLRELVGEELSGAAEVAVQEGLKLSIGRFDKITLEDRNLPQIAQARLLKPLTPQAEAQIDTAFDEAKRLSPDVWQTLLGDDKSTTGADEESFRRTYPFSPAFMDTLVHISGALQRSRTGLKLMGQLLSDHRDDWRLGQLVPLGDLYPALVGGGDQAFTGEEEVHFKAADKLYQEKLRPFLLRAHNLDEDTVATYRRDPKSLTDPQLASRCRDFTGDARLMHTLLLSALAPTVPALADLTLKRLHALNYGSIITMIPGTEVSRLFTKVNEWAAAIPEIKRTGTDASPAVRLELTGIDLEAVLANARVHNNQGARKARMQALLKEALAITRGPDGLGGYDLLNLVWKGTQRHVEVVFGNVADVDSLNELDLAPAGDDVWRLVVDLPYDEGEFTPVDDVQRLRKIREKTGGTVRTLAWLPSHLTRAARDDFELLVVIDKLLADDDRFDNEYARRLKPDDKISAKGMFASQRERLTEELGKALRQAYGLEQKKEGKVALDFDQHLVPLRSDLPEDRLKLPIGATLHGAARELASKLLAVQFPAHPDLDPDNRGHAVTPTELRTVFGYVRQAAESPDGRAEVAAKDRQVMARIAGGLQLGTQQEAYYKQSSYWPDHFQRLARQDGVAEPTLVRLGDWMNEPAPRGLPEAMQKLVASAYAEMTDRVWVLGGSLIDPAPATPADLRLTYGLREQPLPDEADWVEAQARFQAVFGAKPPQLRRGRIVNQFAGQIRQQARGFVDDADRLVAALERNRSQLGLDDASPRLDLARRATALVRTLAGDPTVAGTAAASGGAKGVVETLARFDLGGFTAQRFGTSLKTAGKVTDALHRAGWEELKLADGYGVEGLTIVTRLQEAASGDPVEFPDFPALLSTVGGKVIALVQRERAARQRAEQQAERPEPVVFAKPDDIDLNGGSAHPPISTGEATAGEAVGGEAVGSRRTPGARHSGGGRTTAARAVASLRAEIAELAELNPDATVEISWKVVD, from the coding sequence ATGGCGTTCATGAAAAAGGGCAAGCCCCACGCCGAGGACCGGCCGCTGCTGCGCGAGTTGATCGACATCAAGACGACGGTGTCGACGTCCGACTACGTGCTGCGGCTGAGCGAGGCCGTCACCCCCGAGGGCGCGGTGGCGGCGCTGCGCGACTACGTCGTCACGGACCGGCTGAAGAAGAACTTCGACGACGCACTGGGCTACATCAAGGCTGCGTTGGACGGCCACTCGTCCAAGGCCGTCTATCTGCACGGTTCGTTCGGTTCCGGTAAGTCGCACTTCATGGCGGTGTTGTACGCGCTGCTGTCCGGGCATCAGGCGGTCCGCTCCCGCGAGGAGTTCGACGCCGTCCGCGCCAAGCACGCGTGGCTGGACGAGGACGGACGCAAGTTCCTGCTGGTGCCGTACCACATGCTGTCGGCGAAGTCCCTCGAACAGCGCGTGCTCGGCCGCTACGTCGACCACGTCCACAAACTGCACCCCGCCGCTCCGCTGCCGCAGGTCTACCGCACCGACGGTCTCTTCGAGGACTTCGCCCAGCAGCGCCGGTTCAATGGCGACGCGAAGGTCATCGAGCAGCTGTCCCAGGCCGCCGCGCCCGACTCCTCACCCGCCGCCACGCCCTCCGGCGGCGCTGGCGCCGCCGACAACGACGGCTGGGGCGACCTCGTCCCGGCCGGGGACTCCTCGTTCCGGTGGACGTCCGAGTTGCTCGACACCGCAGTGTCCGCGCCCGAGGAGCACGAGAACACCAAGCAGCTCGACCTCAAGACCCCCACCACCCCGCAGGAGCTGCGCGCCCGACTGGTGCAGGACCTCTCGCAGACGCTCTTCCCGGCTTTCGCCCGCAACTCCTCCGAGGACGCGGAAGCGTTCGTCTCTCTCGACCGAGGGCTCGGGATCATCGCCGAGCACGCCAAGTCGCTCGGGTACGACGGCCTGATCCTCTTCATGGACGAGCTGATCCTGTGGCTGGCCGGTCTGATCTCCGATCAGAAGGCGATGTCCCGCGAAGCCGACAAGATCACCAACCTGGTGGAAGGCGCCGACGAGCGGCGCGCGATCCCGATCGTGTCGTTCATCGCGCGCCAGCGCGACCTGCGGGAACTCGTGGGCGAGGAGCTCTCGGGCGCGGCCGAGGTGGCCGTACAGGAGGGTTTGAAGCTGAGCATCGGCCGCTTCGACAAGATCACGCTGGAGGACCGCAACCTCCCCCAGATCGCCCAGGCCCGGCTCCTCAAGCCCCTCACTCCCCAGGCCGAGGCGCAGATCGACACCGCCTTCGACGAGGCGAAGCGGCTCAGCCCGGACGTGTGGCAGACGCTGCTCGGGGACGACAAGTCCACGACCGGCGCCGACGAGGAGTCGTTCCGGCGGACGTATCCCTTCTCCCCTGCCTTCATGGACACCCTCGTCCACATCTCGGGTGCGCTGCAACGCTCCCGTACCGGCCTGAAGCTGATGGGGCAGCTGCTCTCCGACCACCGCGACGACTGGCGGCTCGGGCAGCTCGTCCCGCTCGGCGACCTGTACCCGGCGCTCGTCGGCGGCGGCGACCAGGCGTTCACAGGTGAGGAGGAGGTGCACTTCAAGGCGGCCGACAAGCTGTACCAGGAGAAGCTCCGACCGTTCCTGCTGCGCGCGCACAACCTCGACGAGGACACCGTCGCCACCTACCGACGCGACCCGAAGTCCCTCACCGACCCACAACTGGCGTCCCGATGCCGGGACTTCACCGGCGACGCGCGCCTGATGCACACCCTGCTGCTGTCCGCGCTCGCGCCGACCGTACCGGCGCTCGCCGATCTGACGCTGAAGCGGCTCCACGCGCTCAACTACGGCTCGATCATCACGATGATCCCGGGCACCGAGGTGTCGCGGCTGTTCACGAAGGTCAACGAGTGGGCAGCCGCCATTCCGGAGATCAAGCGGACCGGCACGGACGCCAGTCCCGCCGTACGGCTCGAACTCACCGGCATCGACCTGGAGGCGGTTCTCGCCAACGCCCGGGTCCACAACAACCAGGGCGCCCGCAAGGCCAGGATGCAGGCCCTGCTGAAGGAAGCCCTGGCCATCACTCGGGGCCCGGACGGACTGGGCGGGTACGACCTGCTCAACCTGGTGTGGAAGGGCACCCAGCGGCACGTAGAGGTGGTGTTCGGCAACGTCGCGGACGTCGACTCGCTCAACGAGCTGGACCTCGCCCCTGCCGGCGACGACGTCTGGCGCCTCGTCGTCGACCTGCCGTACGACGAAGGCGAGTTCACGCCGGTCGACGACGTGCAGCGCCTGCGCAAGATCCGCGAGAAGACCGGCGGCACGGTGCGCACCCTGGCGTGGCTGCCCAGCCACCTCACCCGCGCCGCGCGCGACGACTTCGAGCTGCTGGTCGTCATCGACAAGCTCCTCGCCGACGACGACCGCTTCGACAACGAGTACGCGCGCCGCCTCAAGCCCGACGACAAGATCAGCGCCAAGGGCATGTTCGCCTCGCAGCGCGAGCGCCTCACCGAGGAACTCGGCAAGGCGCTGAGGCAGGCGTACGGGCTGGAGCAGAAGAAGGAGGGCAAGGTCGCCCTCGACTTCGACCAGCACCTCGTCCCGCTCCGCAGCGACCTGCCCGAGGACAGGCTGAAACTGCCGATCGGCGCCACCCTGCACGGCGCCGCCCGCGAACTCGCCAGCAAGCTCCTCGCCGTACAGTTCCCGGCCCACCCCGACCTCGACCCGGACAACCGCGGACACGCGGTGACCCCGACCGAGCTGCGTACGGTCTTCGGGTACGTGCGTCAGGCGGCGGAGAGCCCGGACGGACGGGCCGAGGTCGCGGCCAAGGACCGCCAGGTGATGGCGCGGATCGCGGGCGGCCTGCAGCTGGGCACCCAGCAGGAGGCGTACTACAAGCAGTCCTCGTACTGGCCCGACCACTTCCAGCGGCTCGCCCGACAGGACGGCGTCGCCGAGCCGACCCTCGTCCGGCTCGGCGACTGGATGAACGAGCCCGCACCGCGCGGCCTGCCCGAAGCAATGCAGAAGCTGGTGGCCTCGGCGTACGCGGAGATGACCGACCGGGTGTGGGTACTCGGCGGATCACTGATCGACCCCGCCCCAGCCACCCCCGCCGATCTCAGGCTCACCTACGGGCTGCGCGAGCAGCCGCTGCCCGACGAGGCGGACTGGGTGGAGGCGCAGGCCCGCTTCCAGGCAGTGTTCGGCGCGAAGCCGCCGCAGTTGCGGCGCGGGCGGATCGTCAACCAGTTCGCCGGGCAGATCCGGCAGCAGGCACGCGGCTTCGTCGACGACGCGGACCGGCTGGTGGCCGCCCTCGAGCGGAACCGGTCACAGCTCGGGCTGGACGACGCCTCACCGCGCCTGGATCTCGCCCGGCGGGCCACCGCCCTGGTGCGGACCTTGGCCGGGGACCCCACGGTGGCGGGGACCGCTGCCGCTTCGGGCGGGGCGAAGGGTGTCGTGGAGACACTCGCGCGGTTCGACCTCGGCGGGTTCACGGCGCAGCGGTTCGGTACGTCGCTGAAGACGGCCGGGAAGGTGACGGACGCGCTACACCGGGCGGGCTGGGAGGAACTGAAGCTGGCGGACGGCTACGGCGTCGAGGGCCTGACGATCGTCACCCGCCTGCAGGAAGCCGCTTCGGGCGATCCCGTTGAATTCCCGGACTTTCCCGCGCTGTTGAGCACGGTGGGGGGCAAGGTCATCGCTCTGGTGCAGCGCGAGCGCGCGGCCAGGCAGCGGGCCGAGCAGCAGGCTGAGCGGCCGGAGCCGGTGGTCTTCGCGAAGCCGGACGACATCGACCTCAACGGCGGTTCCGCACATCCGCCGATCAGCACCGGAGAAGCGACGGCTGGGGAAGCGGTAGGCGGAGAGGCAGTGGGCAGCCGGCGCACGCCCGGCGCGCGCCACTCCGGCGGCGGCCGTACCACCGCCGCGCGGGCCGTCGCCTCGCTGCGGGCGGAGATCGCCGAGCTGGCCGAGCTGAATCCGGACGCCACCGTCGAGATCAGTTGGAAGGTCGTCGACTGA